One stretch of Aquimarina sp. Aq107 DNA includes these proteins:
- a CDS encoding shikimate dehydrogenase, whose product MNTYGLLGRDIGYSFSRNYFSNKFTNENLDCSYQNFDIKTIDDLRTIIQDSDIKGMNVTIPYKEEVIPFLDSLDPTAKEIGAVNVIKFNKDGKLTGYNSDYYGFTESLKPLLNNKIKKALILGTGGASKAIAFALNKLNIKHNFVSRNPDFKELSYNDLDEDIIRDFKLIINCTPLGTHPNIESHPNIPFEYLSEHHVLYDLIYNPEETTFMKKGKEYGAKTSNGLRMLILQAEKSWEIWNQ is encoded by the coding sequence ATGAACACATACGGATTATTAGGTAGAGATATCGGTTATTCATTTTCTAGAAACTATTTTTCTAACAAATTCACAAACGAAAATCTGGATTGTTCTTATCAAAATTTTGATATCAAAACGATCGATGATTTAAGAACTATAATACAAGATTCAGATATCAAAGGAATGAATGTAACCATACCTTATAAAGAAGAAGTAATCCCCTTCTTAGATTCATTGGATCCTACTGCCAAAGAAATTGGTGCTGTAAATGTCATTAAGTTTAACAAAGACGGAAAACTAACAGGTTATAATAGTGATTATTATGGTTTTACAGAATCTTTAAAGCCATTGCTAAATAACAAGATTAAAAAAGCCCTAATCCTGGGAACTGGAGGAGCATCAAAAGCAATTGCTTTTGCACTAAATAAATTAAATATAAAACACAATTTTGTATCTCGAAACCCTGATTTTAAAGAATTGAGCTACAATGATCTTGATGAAGATATCATTAGAGATTTTAAATTAATTATTAATTGTACTCCATTAGGCACACACCCTAATATAGAGAGTCATCCAAACATTCCTTTTGAATATTTAAGTGAACATCACGTTTTATATGACCTTATTTACAATCCAGAAGAAACCACTTTCATGAAAAAAGGAAAAGAATATGGAGCGAAAACTAGTAATGGTTTACGTATGTTAATACTCCAAGCCGAAAAATCTTGGGAGATCTGGAATCAATAA
- a CDS encoding DUF349 domain-containing protein produces the protein MSTHDNLPEADGNEENNTKAIEEKTVAEVTESQPTQDDQSEKATVNEKTVTEEFSAEKPSTEEITATEEVKKEEVISDSENEILNEMDQAVAKDSEDESKLERHDIEKKDYHAMSKDELISELRHLIKSEKIQAIKEHVEEIKTEFNAKFNEEVEQKKDEFLADGGNIIDFYYSTPLKKEFNSVYFDYKEKRNAYYQNLKKDLQVNLQKRLDIIEELKGLLNVEENINTTYNHFKEIKERWHNAGPIPRDKYNTVWNTYHHHTENFYDFLHLNRDFRDLDFKHNLEQKLKIIERATELAQETDVNRAFRELQILHKMWKEDLGPVAKEYREPIWEKFSALTKKIHENRQDFFKIQDKVYEKNLEVKQEIISKIINVASDYPKNHGGWQQKIKEIEALREEFFQAGKVPSNANEETWSQFKSAVRDFNRNKNAFYKSLKKDQFENLNKKMELIKIAEDNKDSDDFSVTTPLMKKIQADWKKIGHVPRKDSDRIWKRFKDACNSYFDRIHAEKNEANKEEVASYEKKLAHIEALKELKLSGDPETDLTTIKENINVWKSLGRVPYKKKNIESDYNKVLDTFFEQLNLSRQQTEMIKYENKLSSLANQSDDRALRNEQNFIRKKIDEVHGEIRQLENNLQFFKHADDNNPLVIEVKKNIGKHKESLQVWKNKLKKIKEL, from the coding sequence ATGTCCACACACGATAACCTGCCAGAAGCAGATGGAAACGAAGAGAACAATACAAAGGCTATAGAAGAAAAAACTGTCGCAGAAGTTACTGAATCACAGCCAACTCAAGACGATCAATCTGAAAAAGCTACTGTAAATGAAAAGACTGTTACAGAAGAATTCTCTGCAGAGAAACCGTCTACCGAAGAAATTACAGCTACTGAAGAAGTAAAAAAAGAAGAAGTTATCTCTGATTCTGAAAATGAGATCCTAAATGAAATGGATCAGGCAGTAGCAAAAGATAGTGAGGATGAAAGCAAGTTAGAGCGACACGATATAGAAAAGAAAGACTATCATGCAATGAGCAAAGATGAGCTCATATCTGAATTACGTCACCTGATTAAAAGCGAAAAGATCCAGGCAATAAAGGAGCATGTTGAGGAAATTAAAACTGAATTTAATGCTAAGTTTAATGAGGAAGTAGAGCAGAAAAAAGATGAATTTTTAGCAGATGGCGGTAATATAATTGACTTCTACTACTCTACTCCATTAAAAAAAGAGTTTAATTCTGTTTATTTCGATTATAAAGAAAAAAGAAATGCCTACTACCAAAATTTAAAGAAAGATCTACAAGTTAATCTTCAAAAAAGATTGGACATAATTGAAGAATTAAAAGGGCTATTAAATGTAGAAGAAAACATTAATACTACATATAACCACTTTAAGGAAATAAAAGAAAGATGGCATAATGCGGGTCCTATTCCAAGAGATAAGTATAATACAGTTTGGAACACATACCATCATCACACAGAGAACTTTTATGATTTTCTTCATCTAAACAGAGATTTTAGAGATCTGGATTTCAAACATAATTTAGAGCAAAAACTTAAGATTATTGAGCGTGCCACAGAATTAGCTCAGGAAACTGATGTAAATAGGGCATTTAGAGAATTGCAAATTCTGCATAAAATGTGGAAAGAAGATTTGGGCCCAGTAGCTAAAGAATATAGAGAACCTATATGGGAAAAATTTAGTGCTCTTACTAAAAAGATACACGAAAACCGTCAAGATTTCTTTAAAATACAGGATAAAGTTTACGAAAAAAACCTAGAAGTAAAACAAGAAATTATTTCTAAGATCATCAACGTAGCTTCCGATTATCCAAAAAATCATGGCGGATGGCAACAAAAAATCAAAGAAATAGAGGCTCTAAGGGAAGAATTCTTTCAAGCTGGAAAAGTACCTTCTAATGCTAATGAAGAAACTTGGAGTCAATTTAAAAGTGCGGTAAGAGATTTTAACAGAAATAAAAATGCATTCTATAAAAGTCTTAAGAAAGATCAGTTCGAAAACCTAAATAAGAAAATGGAACTCATCAAAATCGCTGAAGATAATAAGGATAGTGATGATTTTTCTGTAACTACACCGCTAATGAAAAAAATTCAAGCGGATTGGAAAAAAATAGGTCACGTTCCTAGAAAAGACAGCGATAGAATATGGAAACGATTTAAAGATGCCTGTAATTCTTATTTTGATCGAATACACGCTGAAAAAAATGAAGCTAATAAAGAAGAAGTTGCTTCTTATGAGAAAAAATTAGCGCACATAGAAGCACTTAAAGAACTAAAATTATCTGGTGATCCCGAAACCGATCTTACTACAATCAAAGAAAATATTAACGTTTGGAAAAGCCTAGGTAGAGTTCCTTACAAAAAGAAAAACATAGAATCCGATTATAATAAGGTCTTAGACACCTTTTTTGAACAACTAAATCTTAGTAGACAACAAACTGAGATGATTAAGTACGAAAATAAACTTAGTTCTCTTGCCAATCAATCAGATGATAGAGCTCTTAGAAATGAGCAAAACTTCATTCGTAAAAAAATAGATGAAGTTCATGGTGAAATTCGCCAATTAGAAAATAATCTACAATTTTTTAAACACGCAGATGATAACAACCCTCTGGTAATAGAGGTAAAGAAAAACATTGGAAAACATAAAGAGAGTCTACAAGTTTGGAAAAACAAGCTTAAAAAAATTAAAGAGCTCTAA
- a CDS encoding class I SAM-dependent methyltransferase — protein sequence MNCALCGSETVEFSVTEKRVYYQCTHCDGIGMDPSYFLSNIDEKNRYDTHNNDVTDIGYQNFVSPIVNSIIEEYKKEHKGLDFGSGSGPVITSMLRNIGYNITTYDPFFDPNTKALDQTYDYIACCEVMEHFYNPNQEFKLLHSLLQEKGSLYCKTYLYNESIDFNSWWYKNDPTHVFFYTQKTLNWIKTNYQFNDLSVSDKLICFKK from the coding sequence ATGAATTGTGCTCTTTGCGGATCAGAAACCGTAGAATTTTCTGTTACCGAAAAAAGAGTCTATTATCAATGTACTCATTGTGATGGGATTGGAATGGATCCATCGTATTTTCTATCTAACATAGATGAAAAAAACAGGTATGACACTCATAACAATGACGTGACAGATATTGGTTATCAAAATTTTGTATCTCCTATAGTGAATTCTATTATAGAAGAATATAAAAAAGAACACAAAGGCCTAGATTTTGGAAGCGGTAGTGGTCCCGTGATCACTTCGATGCTAAGAAATATAGGATACAATATCACTACATATGATCCATTTTTTGATCCAAATACAAAAGCACTAGACCAAACCTATGATTACATTGCTTGTTGTGAAGTAATGGAACACTTTTACAATCCAAATCAAGAGTTCAAATTATTACACTCCTTATTACAGGAAAAAGGAAGTCTATATTGTAAAACCTATCTTTATAACGAATCCATTGATTTTAATTCTTGGTGGTATAAAAATGATCCAACCCACGTATTCTTCTACACGCAAAAAACTTTAAATTGGATTAAAACTAACTATCAGTTTAATGATCTATCAGTTTCCGATAAATTAATATGTTTCAAAAAATAA
- a CDS encoding starch-binding protein, which produces MKNLLPKLLGIICLWSLFLNSYIVTSQTDFREETIYFLMTSRFFDGDSNNNAATEWSSYNPDPTINPTITDPNDVTWKGDFKGLIQKLDYIKDLGFTAIWITPIVHNRSPLDYHGYHAWDFTKVDPRLESPGATFQDLINEIHARDMKIVLDVVTNHAGRFGIKDVAEIKYNTDPTKPWYAPDNPNWEYDGLTPNPEDGLIWSRANLEKMPPPYNQDLSAYNFPGKESYVDTSDPDWYHHSGNGFAQGFDDIENLQNRALAGDTPDLNTGSQVVRDYLVNAYATYINMGVDAFRWDTVKHMSREDIIYFYDAFKAINPDLFIFGEVAQKRHELHPVDETNPHYYTWRGEVNNSEPLDLAVIDFFGEATFHGTFEEGQSFPTVKAAARYDNLYSDPSTLVTWLDNHDFGPNNDWNRRYGGSDENLAACMNFMFTWRGIPTVYYGTEMRFKAGEFNDIHDASGIEKSINETGRAYYGDVIDQASNHRIYQHIKKLNAIRKAVPALQKGSWDWKEAPGNAVSYRRIYQNSEVAVGLAKDGGASFSISGMTNGLYRDAVTGREIAAQNGILNFTVTSGSAGIYVLNGPGLIGGCGGGFFENCVNGPSNPVVIINPNITNSEDPIQVTLEGVGGTGAPYAIYYTTDGSNPNASSIAYNSSFTIAESTTVKAIAFDRDGTASDIITQNYRIGPIEGLHVYFKKPSSWSQANVHYWNESPDVLPVSNWPGPQMNRIDNSEWYEYIFEGVQSTNLLFNDNGGTKTDDLSRDKDGWYDNGIWYDADPRITGNTPPIISMSPEGGSFNIGETVSISLSATDNNPQGIEIYYTLNGDEPSISSDRYTAPLSITSDTTIRAIAYDVEGLSSQIISNSFTFSDGTSDSMTIYFKGSLPNPTIYYWNTTPIDATVPWPGVTMNSIGNEWYSLKLEGINCANIIFSNNGISQTQDLQRCGDGWYYNGTWYDSNPEISQNLTVYFKSDSYTSPTVYFWDTTPSDATTGWPGEPMTLATDGWYQYTLPNTSCSNFIFSNSGISQTPDLNRCQNGWYYNGTWYDQNPDAIRLNDTNIKDETLDKNIKIFPNPITENSVLQMEILKNRSDVRIELINLYGASQTIINTKVSSGTHQYRLGERSLASGIYFCKITIDGKSSTRKILKR; this is translated from the coding sequence ATGAAAAACTTACTACCTAAACTTCTAGGCATAATATGCCTATGGAGTCTATTTCTCAATTCTTATATTGTAACTTCACAGACGGATTTTAGAGAAGAAACGATTTATTTTTTAATGACTTCAAGATTTTTCGATGGAGATTCTAACAACAATGCTGCAACAGAATGGTCTTCGTACAATCCTGACCCCACTATTAATCCCACAATTACGGATCCAAATGACGTAACTTGGAAAGGAGATTTTAAGGGATTAATCCAAAAACTAGACTATATTAAAGATCTTGGATTTACTGCAATTTGGATAACACCTATTGTACATAACAGAAGTCCTTTAGATTACCACGGATATCACGCATGGGATTTTACGAAAGTTGATCCTCGTTTAGAGTCTCCCGGAGCTACCTTCCAAGATTTAATAAATGAAATTCATGCTCGTGATATGAAGATTGTTCTAGATGTCGTAACCAATCACGCTGGCCGTTTTGGTATAAAGGATGTCGCTGAGATAAAATACAATACAGATCCAACAAAACCTTGGTACGCTCCTGACAACCCTAATTGGGAATATGACGGTTTAACTCCCAATCCAGAAGATGGTTTAATATGGAGTAGAGCAAATTTAGAAAAAATGCCTCCTCCGTATAATCAAGATTTGTCCGCTTACAATTTCCCGGGTAAAGAAAGTTATGTTGACACTTCTGATCCGGATTGGTATCACCATTCTGGAAATGGTTTTGCACAAGGATTTGATGATATAGAAAATTTACAAAACAGAGCATTAGCTGGTGATACGCCTGATCTTAACACAGGAAGTCAAGTGGTTAGAGATTATCTTGTAAATGCCTATGCCACGTATATAAATATGGGAGTAGATGCTTTTCGTTGGGATACCGTTAAACATATGAGTAGAGAGGACATTATTTATTTTTACGATGCGTTTAAAGCTATCAATCCCGATCTATTTATTTTTGGAGAAGTAGCGCAAAAGCGTCACGAACTACATCCTGTTGATGAAACTAATCCACATTATTATACCTGGAGAGGAGAAGTGAATAACTCAGAACCTTTAGATCTTGCTGTAATAGATTTTTTCGGAGAAGCTACTTTTCATGGTACTTTTGAAGAAGGACAATCTTTCCCAACAGTAAAAGCTGCTGCAAGGTATGACAATTTATACAGTGATCCATCTACCTTAGTTACTTGGTTAGATAATCATGATTTTGGTCCAAATAATGACTGGAATAGACGTTATGGCGGATCTGATGAAAATTTAGCTGCTTGTATGAATTTCATGTTCACGTGGAGAGGAATCCCGACCGTATATTACGGAACAGAAATGCGATTTAAAGCCGGAGAGTTTAATGATATCCACGATGCATCTGGAATCGAAAAATCCATCAATGAAACCGGTAGAGCATACTATGGAGATGTTATTGATCAAGCGTCTAATCATCGAATATATCAACATATTAAAAAACTAAATGCAATTAGAAAAGCGGTTCCCGCTTTACAAAAAGGAAGTTGGGATTGGAAAGAAGCTCCTGGAAATGCCGTATCCTATCGAAGAATATATCAAAATAGTGAAGTTGCGGTAGGATTAGCTAAAGATGGAGGTGCATCATTCTCTATTTCAGGAATGACAAATGGTTTATATAGAGATGCAGTTACTGGTCGTGAAATTGCAGCACAAAATGGGATATTAAACTTTACAGTAACTTCTGGATCAGCAGGAATTTATGTGTTAAACGGACCTGGACTTATTGGAGGTTGCGGAGGTGGTTTTTTCGAAAATTGCGTTAATGGCCCTAGCAATCCTGTTGTTATTATTAACCCTAATATTACAAATTCTGAAGATCCTATTCAGGTTACTCTTGAAGGTGTAGGTGGTACTGGAGCTCCTTATGCTATTTATTACACTACCGATGGTTCTAATCCTAATGCTTCTAGCATTGCATATAATAGTTCGTTTACTATCGCCGAATCGACTACTGTAAAAGCAATTGCTTTTGATAGAGATGGTACTGCCTCTGATATTATCACTCAAAATTATCGAATTGGCCCCATAGAAGGATTACATGTTTATTTCAAAAAACCATCTTCTTGGTCTCAAGCAAATGTACATTATTGGAATGAATCGCCAGACGTATTACCTGTAAGTAATTGGCCGGGGCCTCAGATGAATCGAATAGACAATTCCGAATGGTATGAATATATTTTCGAAGGGGTGCAAAGCACTAACTTATTATTTAATGATAATGGTGGCACTAAAACAGATGATTTAAGTAGAGATAAAGATGGTTGGTATGATAATGGAATATGGTACGATGCAGATCCAAGAATTACAGGAAATACGCCTCCAATAATATCCATGTCACCTGAAGGTGGATCTTTTAATATTGGAGAAACCGTAAGTATATCATTAAGCGCTACAGATAATAATCCACAAGGAATAGAAATCTATTATACTTTAAATGGCGATGAACCTTCTATTTCTTCAGATAGATATACTGCCCCATTAAGTATTACATCTGACACAACGATACGCGCTATTGCATACGATGTAGAAGGACTATCTTCTCAAATTATCAGTAATTCATTTACTTTTTCGGATGGTACATCTGATTCAATGACAATATATTTTAAAGGATCACTGCCTAATCCAACTATTTACTACTGGAATACAACTCCAATCGACGCTACAGTTCCTTGGCCAGGTGTGACCATGAATAGCATTGGTAATGAATGGTATTCTTTAAAACTTGAAGGAATTAATTGTGCAAATATAATTTTTAGTAATAATGGAATATCGCAAACACAAGATCTGCAGAGATGCGGAGATGGATGGTATTACAATGGAACTTGGTATGATAGTAATCCTGAAATAAGTCAAAACTTAACAGTATACTTTAAATCTGACTCATACACATCTCCAACTGTCTATTTTTGGGATACTACTCCTTCTGACGCCACAACTGGCTGGCCAGGAGAGCCTATGACATTAGCAACAGATGGTTGGTATCAATATACATTACCAAACACTTCTTGCTCTAATTTTATTTTTAGTAATAGTGGAATTTCTCAAACACCGGATCTAAATCGATGTCAAAATGGATGGTATTATAATGGTACCTGGTACGATCAAAATCCTGATGCAATAAGATTGAATGATACTAATATTAAAGATGAAACATTAGATAAGAATATTAAAATATTTCCTAATCCCATAACTGAAAACTCCGTATTACAGATGGAAATACTAAAGAATAGAAGTGATGTAAGGATAGAACTCATTAATTTATATGGAGCTTCTCAAACTATTATCAATACAAAAGTAAGTTCAGGAACTCACCAATATAGGCTGGGAGAAAGATCTCTAGCAAGTGGTATTTATTTTTGTAAAATAACTATTGACGGTAAATCTTCTACTAGAAAGATTTTAAAACGATAA
- a CDS encoding SusD/RagB family nutrient-binding outer membrane lipoprotein has translation MKNILYKWKFFIAISCSLMILSCSDYLDVDTDTDNPTVAPINQLLTGIEVNIGSVADFQFFSADILQVYTHQFTAREEQDQYGTKADNLLMNNDWNNVYLGLTDIETLISQATETGDLVYVGYAEILKAYLMSVAVDLWGDVPFSEATILEQGTVSPSFDDQEVIYQSVLDLIDAGKANIQTGEGVAPSTDDLFYGGSNAQWIKFANTLKLKLYNQIRLSSLFNQTDFNALVAEDNFMSSNADDFQFNHTAAQAPSDERNRLFLDAYGGAQVTKYASPWFYEILIGVNPNIHTGNPDPRLPYYFVNQLLPGQFPRDQGDSVTGDPNADYWDSSTGFFSIRFGSIGPDRDGAVQNDATFPGIFPCGGRYDDGAGFARTINSGTGVAPKRILTYDEFLYIQAELMQVGLITGDSGVKLREAMTASFAKVDQVVAGTGTSQTVPVLAGSAAVTTFMDNIDTEFASANMDKQLEIIMTQKWVATFGDPMDQYNDYRRTDYPVLADPNGSSPEYQLDNGDGFPLVDNLTVLNNNFQVSFFWPQRELNLNQNAPEQKDPTTFKIFWDN, from the coding sequence ATGAAAAATATATTATATAAATGGAAATTTTTTATCGCTATCTCATGTTCGTTGATGATCTTGAGCTGTAGTGATTACTTAGATGTCGACACGGATACGGATAATCCTACCGTAGCGCCCATCAATCAATTGTTAACCGGTATTGAAGTAAATATAGGTTCAGTTGCGGACTTTCAGTTCTTTAGTGCAGATATACTTCAGGTATATACACATCAATTTACTGCTAGAGAGGAGCAAGATCAATACGGTACTAAAGCTGATAATCTTTTAATGAATAATGACTGGAATAATGTGTACCTAGGACTCACAGATATCGAGACATTAATTTCACAGGCAACAGAAACGGGAGATTTGGTGTATGTTGGATATGCAGAAATATTAAAGGCGTATCTTATGTCGGTGGCTGTAGACCTTTGGGGAGATGTGCCTTTTTCTGAAGCTACTATATTAGAACAGGGTACGGTAAGTCCTTCTTTTGATGACCAAGAGGTAATATACCAAAGCGTTTTAGACTTAATCGACGCGGGAAAAGCAAACATTCAAACTGGAGAAGGAGTAGCTCCTAGTACAGATGATTTATTTTATGGAGGGTCTAATGCTCAATGGATTAAGTTTGCTAATACTTTAAAGCTAAAGCTGTATAACCAAATACGTCTTTCTTCTTTATTCAATCAGACAGATTTTAATGCATTAGTGGCAGAAGACAATTTTATGTCGTCTAATGCCGATGATTTTCAATTTAATCATACTGCGGCACAAGCTCCATCAGATGAGCGTAATAGACTTTTCTTAGATGCTTATGGAGGTGCACAAGTAACGAAATATGCAAGTCCATGGTTTTATGAAATTTTAATAGGAGTAAATCCTAATATTCATACAGGAAATCCAGATCCTAGACTACCGTATTATTTTGTTAATCAATTATTACCAGGTCAATTTCCGAGAGATCAAGGTGATAGTGTTACTGGTGACCCTAATGCGGATTATTGGGATTCATCAACTGGTTTTTTTAGTATTCGTTTTGGTAGTATAGGACCAGATAGAGATGGAGCAGTACAAAATGATGCAACTTTTCCAGGGATTTTTCCTTGTGGAGGAAGATATGATGATGGAGCAGGATTTGCTAGAACAATAAATAGTGGTACTGGTGTTGCTCCTAAAAGAATTCTTACCTATGATGAATTTCTTTATATACAAGCAGAACTTATGCAGGTTGGTTTAATAACAGGCGACTCCGGAGTGAAATTAAGAGAAGCAATGACAGCTAGCTTTGCTAAAGTTGATCAGGTTGTTGCAGGAACGGGTACTTCACAAACAGTACCAGTACTGGCAGGGTCTGCTGCAGTAACGACTTTTATGGATAATATAGATACAGAATTTGCTAGTGCAAATATGGATAAGCAACTTGAAATTATTATGACTCAAAAATGGGTGGCGACTTTTGGAGATCCGATGGATCAATATAATGATTATAGAAGAACTGATTATCCAGTGCTTGCAGACCCTAATGGATCTTCACCAGAGTATCAATTAGATAATGGTGATGGTTTTCCGTTGGTTGATAATTTAACAGTACTTAATAATAATTTTCAGGTTTCTTTTTTCTGGCCGCAAAGAGAGCTAAACCTAAATCAAAATGCACCAGAACAAAAGGACCCAACGACTTTTAAAATATTTTGGGATAATTAA